In a genomic window of Sarcophilus harrisii chromosome 4, mSarHar1.11, whole genome shotgun sequence:
- the TSPO2 gene encoding translocator protein 2, whose translation MWPQSTFFMALPHVGPIVGWLFAQQHMPTWYKTLKKPPWWPSNKFFLIVWTIIYSTMGYASYLVWKDLGGGFDRSLALPLGLYATQLVLNWIILLLFFGTHNLGLTLCHLLLLYGLVLGMALSWQSINGLAVLLLLPYLAWLTLTTSLAYHLWMDDSSSEPHLSSQSQFQPLGEKID comes from the exons ATGTGGCCTCAAAGCACCTTCTTCATGGCCTTGCCCCATGTGGGACCCATTGTGGGCTGGTTGTTTGCTCAACAGCACATGCCCACCTGGTATAAGACCCTGAAAAAGCCGCCCTGGTGGCCATCCAACAAGTTCTTCTTAATTGTATGGACCATCATCTACTCCACCATGGG CTATGCTTCCTATCTAGTGTGGAAGGATCTGGGTGGGGGCTTTGACCGTTCTCTGGCCCTGCCCCTTGGTCTCTATGCTACCCAGCTTGTCCTCAATTGGATCATACTCCTCCTCTTCTTCGGAACCCATAACCTTGGGCTG ACCCTATGCCATCTGCTTCTGCTCTATGGACTGGTGCTTGGTATGGCACTGAGCTGGCAGTCCATCAATGGCCTCGCTGTCCTGCTCCTGCTGCCCTACCTGGCCTGGCTCACACTGACCACTTCATTGGCCTATCATCTATGGATGGACGACTCCAGTTCAGAGCCACATCTCTCTTCCCAATCCCAGTTTCAGCCCTTGGGAGAGAAGATAGactga